A window of Kocuria sp. TGY1127_2 genomic DNA:
ATCAACGGACACGGCGGCGTGGATCCTAGGATTCCGTTCGGCGGTGTCAAGAAGTCGGGTTATGGCCTCGAATTCGGTGTAGAAGGACTCAAAGCTTTGGGCGTTCCCCAGGTCATCAACGGTTAGGAGAAATCATGAGTACCACTGATTATGTGATCGTTGGTGCCGGATCGGCCGGCAACGTTCTGGCCCGCCGACTTCTCGACGCCGGTCATTCCGTGACTCTTCTCGAGGCCGGAGGCGAAGAGACCAATCCCGATATCCGGCATCTCTACGACCTGGGGAAGATATGGCACAGCCCCCAGGACTGGGACTACTTCACGGTTCCCCAGGAAGGTTGCTCGGGACGCCGACTTCACCTACCGCGCGGCAAGGTCATGGGCGGTTCGCACGCATTGAACGCCTGCATCTGGGTCAGAGGAGCCAGGCGGGACTACGACACGTGGGCCTACCTGGGTTGTCCCGGGTGGACGTGGGACGAAGTCCTGCCGTATTTCATCAAGATCGAGAACTTCGACGGCCCGGCCTCGGACCTCCATGGGGCGGACGGCCCCTTAGACGTTCGGACAGAGTTCGAGCGGAACCCCATCCAGGAGGCTATGGTCGACGCCGCCCAAGAGGCCGGTTTCCCGTTGAACCCGGATTACAATTCCGGAGACCCGGAGGGAGTTTCCCGCATGCAGCTCAACGTCCGGGACGGGGAGCGCTACAACACGTGGCAGGCATACCTCGAGCCCGTTGCGTCCCTCGAAGCGCTGACGCTGATCACGGGGGCCCGTGTTCGAAGGGTCCTTTTCGAGGGAACGCGGGCGGTCGGGGTCGAGTACGACCAGGGCGGGGCCACGCACGAAGTTCACGGCGGCACGGTCATACTGTGCACGGGCGCCTTGGGAAGTCCGGAAGTCCTCCTGCGCTCGGGCGTAGGACCGCGGGAAGAGCTCGAGGCTCTGGGGATCAACGTCGTCGCCGATGTTCC
This region includes:
- a CDS encoding GMC family oxidoreductase, giving the protein MSTTDYVIVGAGSAGNVLARRLLDAGHSVTLLEAGGEETNPDIRHLYDLGKIWHSPQDWDYFTVPQEGCSGRRLHLPRGKVMGGSHALNACIWVRGARRDYDTWAYLGCPGWTWDEVLPYFIKIENFDGPASDLHGADGPLDVRTEFERNPIQEAMVDAAQEAGFPLNPDYNSGDPEGVSRMQLNVRDGERYNTWQAYLEPVASLEALTLITGARVRRVLFEGTRAVGVEYDQGGATHEVHGGTVILCTGALGSPEVLLRSGVGPREELEALGINVVADVPGVGKNLQDHLLSPVIFTTEDSYPVPDPNVAPAEVHLFAKSRPDLTVPDTQPIFFSVPMYSEGYSKGTMNGPDKAFSLLGGLVRPVSRGSVTLTGSSLDEPVEVDLGALSQKTDVDALVASVRHCREIGRQPALADAWGAQEIWPGPDVADEDLEEYVRDSVVTYHHQVGTCAMGNGKGSVVDPDRLAVKGTEGLHVVDASVMPLIPTGNTNAPTIMIAERAADSLV